The following coding sequences lie in one Fusarium poae strain DAOMC 252244 chromosome 1, whole genome shotgun sequence genomic window:
- a CDS encoding hypothetical protein (BUSCO:5956at5125), with the protein MATPSSDAGFMMSDAPSRAAATPRRNYGFPSSSASRPRGPPSENMGGAPSDDEGDGFADDQVPRSSRINNTTEISRVEDRIGLLVQDHFESFIENFQEDPISAPTPSAPTPSAVTTDKYYVAQIKGMRNYALSTFYVDYRHLAAYENGSLADGVMRQYYRFLPFLTAALHNMIAKYEPAYFREHRQPTASSNLTTSAASHLGSSGETESTHRKNEHQQTDKLFSIAFYNLPLVSRVRALRATNIGQLLSISGTVTRTSEVRPELSMATFNCEACRTVVPNVEQTFRYTEPTQCPNSTCQNRVAWQLDIRRSTFVDWQKVRIQENSSEIPTGSMPRTMDVILRGEIVDRAKAGEKCIFTGALIVVPDVSQLGLPGLRPTAIRDDRNAPRGADAGGSGISGLKALGVRDLTYRLAFLACMVNPDTSSSGQSAASSAADVVNSLTTNTANDIEQSVEDAQAAVLASMNPSEIDDLRAMVHGDHIYSRLVQSIAPMVYGHEVVKKGLLLQLMSGVHKSTAEGMQLRGDINICIVGDPSTSKSQFLKYVCSFAPRAVYTSGKASSAAGLTAAVVKDEETGEFTIEAGALMLADNGVCAIDEFDKMDIADQVAIHEAMEQQTISIAKAGIQATLNARTSILAAANPVGGRYNRKTTLRANINMSAPIMSRFDLFFVVLDECNEQVDRHLAEHIVGIHQLRDEAVEPEFSTEQLQRYIRFARTFRPEFTEEAKEVLVEKYKELRADDAQGGVGKNSYRITVRQLESMIRLSEAIAKVNCVEEISTDMVVEAYNLLRQSIISVEHDDVEVYDEEPLEDGETLLRAADAAQGRDQEGDAVMEEDEQPGRSSVAPERKKQTITYDNYVKMVNMFVQRIYEGEAANAEGIAGEELVNWYLEQKEDELEGEEDYHREKALANMVLKKMVKDNYLMALRGEGLTDGEASSSAHGQIVYIVHPNCSVEEH; encoded by the exons ATGGCTACTCCTTCCAGCGATGCTGGCTTCATGATGTCGGATGCCCCCTCGCGGGCTGCTGCAACCCCCAGACGCAACTATGGCTTCCCCTCGTCTTCCGCCTCACGCCCACGAGGGCCTCCTTCAGAGAACATGGGAGGAGCTCCCAGTGATGACGAAGGCGATGGATTTGCAGATGATCAAGTTCCTCGGAGTTCAAGAATCAACAATACAACTGAGATTAGCCGCGTGGAGGACAGAATTGGCCTGCTGGTACAGGACCATTTCGAGTCCTTCATTGAGAA CTTCCAAGAGGACCCCATCAGCGCTCCCACACCGAGTGCCCCAACACCCAGCGCAGTCACCACAGACAAGTACTATGTCGCCCAGATCAAAGGCATGCGCAATTATGCCCTCTCGACATTCTACGTCGACTACAGACATTTGGCTGCATACGAAAACGGCAGTCTTGCAGATGGTGTAATGCGCCAGTACTATCGTTTCCTCCCCTTCCTCACGGCCGCCTTACACAACATGATCGCCAAGTACGAGCCTGCGTACTTCCGCGAGCATCGCCAGCCCACCGCTTCGAGCAACCTCACCACCTCAGCAGCTAGCCATCTTGGCTCTTCCGGCGAGACCGAGTCGACGCACCGCAAGAATGAGCATCAGCAAACCGACAAGCTCTTTTCAATCGCTTTTTACAATCTACCCTTGGTCTCTAGAGTCCGTGCTCTCCGAGCCACCAATATTGGCCAACTCCTTTCCATCTCTGGAACCGTCACCCGAACATCAGAAGTCCGACCCGAGCTGTCCATGGCCACATTCAACTGCGAGGCCTGTCGCACAGTTGTTCCAAACGTCGAACAAACTTTCCGATACACTGAACCTACACAATGCCCCAACTCCACATGTCAAAACCGTGTGGCTTGGCAACTCGACATTAGACGTAGTACTTTTGTTGATTGGCAAAAAGTCCGAATCCAGGAGAACAGTTCCGAAATCCCCACAGGTAGCATGCCTCGAACCATGGACGTTATTCTGCGAGGTGAAATTGTCGATCGTGCCAAGGCCGGAGAGAAGTGTATTTTTACTGGTGCTTTGATTGTCGTCCCTGATGTTAGCCAACTTGGTCTTCCTGGTCTGCGACCGACCGCTATTCGTGATGATCGCAATGCGCCCCGAGGAGCCGATGCTGGTGGAAGTGGAATCAGTGGCCTCAAGGCTCTGGGTGTGCGTGACTTGACGTACCGTCTTGCTTTCCTTGCTTGCATGGTAAACCCGGACACCTCGTCAAGTGGCCAGTCTGCTGCTAGTAGCGCAGCTGATGTTGTCAATTCCTTGACCACCAACACTGCCAACGACATTGAGCAATCCGTGGAAGACGCTCAAGCTGCTGTTCTGGCATCCATGAACCCATCTGAAATTGATGACCTTCGAGCCATGGTGCACGGCGATCACATCTATTCGCGCCTCGTCCAATCCATTGCTCCCATGGTCTACGGTCACGAAGTTGTCAAGAAGGGTCTGCTTCTTCAACTCATGTCTGGTGTTCACAAGAGCACTGCTGAAGGCATGCAGCTTCGAGGTGACATCAACATCTGTATCGTCGGTGATCCATCTACTTCCAAATCCCAGTTCCTCAAGTATGTCTGCTCCTTCGCACCCCGTGCTGTCTACACCAGTGGTAAGGCTTCGTCTGCCGCTGGTCTCACTGCAGCGGTAGTCAAGGACGAGGAGACAGGAGAGTTTACCATTGAGGCTGGTGCTCTCATGTTGGCCGACAACGGTGTTTGTGCCATTGACGAATTTGACAAGATGGACATTGCCGATCAAGTCGCTATCCACGAAGCCATGGAACAGCAGACCATTTCTATCGCAAAGGCTGGTATTCAAGCCACTCTCAATGCCCGAACAAGTATTCTTGCTGCTGCAAACCCTGTCGGTGGTCGTTACAACCGCAAGACTACTCTCCGCGCCAACATCAATATGTCTGCACCTATCATGTCTCGTTTCGATCTCTTCTTTGTTGTTCTCGACGAGTGCAATGAGCAGGTTGACCGTCACCTGGCAGAGCACATTGTCGGTATCCACCAGCTGCGCGATGAGGCCGTGGAGCCCGAGTTCAGCACAGAACAGCTCCAGCGATACATCCGCTTCGCCAGGACTTTCCGACCCGAGTTTACTGAGGAGGCCAAAGAAGTTCTCGTCGAAAAGTACAAGGAGCTTCGAGCTGATGATGCTCAGGGAGGCGTTGGCAAGAACTCTTACCGAATCACCGTCCGTCAGCTGGAGAGTATGATTCGTCTTTCAGAAGCTATTGCCAAGGTCAactgtgttgaggagatcaGTACCGATATGGTTGTGGAAGCCTACAACCTTTTGCGCCAGAGTATCATCTCGGTTGAAcacgatgatgttgaggtcTACGATGAAGAGCCCCTAGAGGATGGCGAGACCCTTCTTCGCGCAGCGGATGCTGCTCAGGGCCGTGATCAAGAGGGTGACGCGGTAATGGAAGAGGACGAGCAACCTGGCCGCAGCAGCGTTGCACCCGAGAGGAAGAAGCAAACAATCACTTATGACAACTATGTCAAGATGGTCAACATGTTTGTGCAACGTATATACGAGGGCGAAGCCGCCAATGCGGAAGGTATCGCTGGCGAGGAGCTGGTTAACTGGTACCTCGAGCAGAAGGAGGATGAGCTCGAGGGCGAGGAAGACTACCATCGCGAAAAGGCCCTCGCTAACATGGTGCTCAAGAAGATGGTCAAG GACAACTATCTCATGGCTCTCCGTGGCGAGGGTCTTACAGATGGCGAAGCCAGCTCTTCGGCCCACGGCCAGATTGTCTATATTGTGCACCCCAACTGTTCCGTGGAGGAGCACTAG